In one window of Brenneria goodwinii DNA:
- the pntB gene encoding Re/Si-specific NAD(P)(+) transhydrogenase subunit beta, whose amino-acid sequence MSGGLVTAAYIVAAILFIFSLAGLSKHETSRQGNIFGVVGMAIALIATILGPETGNVGWIILAMVIGGAIGVYLARKVEMTEMPELVAILHSFVGLAAVLVGFNSFLDHGEITDPVMVNIHLTEVFLGIFIGAVTFTGSVVAFGKLRGKISSKPLMLPHRHKMNLAALVVSFLLLLAYVNTDSVVIQTLALLVMTAIALVFGWHLVASIGGADMPVVVSMLNSYSGWAAAAAGFMLSNDLLIVTGALVGSSGAILSYIMCKAMNRSFISVIAGGFGTDGSSTGESEEMGEYRETSAEEVAELLKNSSSVIITPGYGMAVAQAQYPVHDITAKLRARGVNVRFGIHPVAGRLPGHMNVLLAEAKVPYDIVLEMDEINDDFADTDTVLVIGANDTVNPAAQEDPHSPIAGMPVLEVWKAQNVIVFKRSMNTGYAGVQNPLFFKENTQMLFGDAKDSVEAILKAL is encoded by the coding sequence ATGTCTGGTGGATTAGTTACAGCTGCATACATTGTTGCCGCGATCTTGTTTATTTTTAGTCTGGCTGGTTTGTCCAAGCACGAAACGTCCCGTCAGGGGAACATTTTCGGTGTCGTCGGGATGGCGATAGCGTTGATCGCCACCATTCTCGGACCGGAAACCGGCAATGTCGGTTGGATCATTCTCGCCATGGTAATTGGCGGCGCGATCGGCGTTTATCTGGCGCGTAAAGTTGAAATGACCGAAATGCCGGAATTGGTGGCCATTCTTCACAGCTTTGTGGGCCTGGCTGCCGTCCTGGTTGGGTTTAACAGCTTTCTTGATCATGGCGAAATCACCGACCCGGTGATGGTGAATATCCATTTGACGGAAGTCTTCCTGGGTATTTTCATCGGTGCGGTAACCTTTACCGGTTCTGTTGTCGCTTTTGGTAAGCTGCGCGGCAAAATCTCATCCAAACCGCTGATGCTGCCTCATCGCCACAAAATGAATCTGGCGGCGCTGGTTGTGTCTTTCCTGCTGCTGTTGGCATATGTCAACACCGACAGCGTGGTAATTCAGACGCTTGCCTTACTGGTCATGACCGCAATCGCATTGGTGTTCGGCTGGCATTTGGTTGCTTCCATCGGCGGCGCCGACATGCCGGTTGTGGTTTCCATGCTGAACTCCTACTCCGGATGGGCGGCGGCGGCGGCAGGTTTCATGTTAAGTAACGACCTGTTGATTGTGACCGGCGCTTTGGTGGGTTCTTCCGGGGCCATTCTGTCTTACATTATGTGTAAGGCGATGAACCGCTCCTTCATCAGCGTTATTGCCGGTGGTTTTGGTACCGACGGATCGTCCACCGGTGAAAGCGAAGAGATGGGCGAGTATCGCGAGACATCGGCGGAAGAAGTGGCTGAATTGCTCAAAAACTCAAGCTCGGTGATCATCACTCCTGGATATGGCATGGCGGTAGCGCAGGCGCAGTATCCGGTACACGATATTACCGCCAAGCTGCGGGCTCGTGGCGTGAATGTCCGGTTTGGTATTCACCCGGTGGCGGGGCGTTTGCCCGGTCATATGAACGTGCTGTTGGCCGAAGCGAAAGTCCCTTACGATATCGTATTGGAAATGGATGAAATCAACGATGATTTTGCTGATACCGATACCGTATTGGTCATTGGCGCCAATGACACGGTGAACCCGGCCGCCCAGGAAGATCCGCACAGCCCGATTGCGGGGATGCCGGTTCTTGAAGTCTGGAAAGCGCAGAATGTCATTGTGTTCAAGCGTTCGATGAATACCGGTTATGCCGGCGTTCAGAATCCATTGTTCTTCAAAGAAAACACGCAGATGTTGTTTGGCGACGCCAAAGACAGCGTGGAAGCGATTCTGAAAGCACTATAA
- the uspE gene encoding universal stress protein UspE: MAKYQNLLVAIDPNQDDQPALRRAVYLVQRLGGHIKAFLPIYDFSYEMTTLLSPDERTEMRQGVIQQRTEWIKEQCKYYLDAGVPIEIKVVWHNKPFEAIIQEVIAGQHDLLLKMAHQHDRLEAVIFTPTDWQLLRKCPCPVWMVKDQPWPEISRALVAVNLSSEDPYHDPLNIKLVSETLELAKQVNETEVHLVGAYPVTPINIAIELPDFDPSVYNDAIRGQHLIAMKALRQKFNLDERVTHVEKGLPEEVIPDLAEHLQAGVVVLGSLGRTGLSAAFIGNTVEHVIDHLKCDLLAIKPDDFVSPVTLEGEKEEDKN; encoded by the coding sequence ATGGCAAAGTATCAGAACTTACTTGTAGCTATTGACCCGAATCAGGATGACCAACCAGCGCTTCGTCGGGCGGTTTATTTGGTTCAGCGACTTGGTGGCCACATCAAGGCGTTTCTGCCTATTTATGATTTTTCTTATGAAATGACCACCCTGTTGTCTCCGGATGAACGGACGGAGATGCGACAAGGCGTGATTCAGCAGCGCACCGAATGGATTAAGGAGCAATGCAAATACTATCTTGATGCAGGCGTACCGATAGAAATCAAAGTGGTCTGGCACAATAAGCCATTTGAAGCCATTATCCAGGAGGTTATTGCCGGGCAGCACGACCTTTTACTGAAAATGGCGCATCAGCACGATCGATTAGAAGCGGTTATTTTCACCCCCACCGACTGGCAACTCCTGCGTAAATGCCCATGTCCAGTCTGGATGGTTAAAGATCAGCCCTGGCCGGAAATCAGCCGTGCGCTGGTCGCCGTCAACCTTTCCAGTGAAGACCCTTATCACGATCCTCTTAACATTAAGCTGGTATCAGAAACGCTGGAGCTGGCTAAACAGGTTAATGAAACGGAAGTTCACCTCGTCGGCGCCTACCCCGTTACGCCGATTAATATCGCCATTGAACTGCCTGATTTTGACCCCAGCGTCTACAACGATGCCATCCGCGGTCAACACCTTATCGCCATGAAGGCATTACGCCAGAAATTCAACCTGGACGAACGGGTGACGCATGTGGAAAAAGGGTTGCCCGAAGAGGTAATCCCTGATTTGGCGGAACATTTGCAGGCTGGCGTCGTGGTGCTGGGATCGCTGGGACGAACCGGGCTTTCCGCGGCGTTTATCGGTAACACCGTAGAGCATGTCATTGACCATCTGAAATGCGATCTGCTGGCGATCAAACCTGATGACTTTGTCAGCCCCGTTACGCTGGAAGGGGAAAAAGAAGAAGATAAAAATTAG
- a CDS encoding FNR family transcription factor: MIPEKRIIRRIQSGGCAIHCQDCSISQLCIPFTLNEHELDQLDNIIERKKPIQKGQALFKAGDELKSLYAIRSGTIKSYTITEQGDEQITGFHLAGDLVGFDAIGNAQHPSFAQALETSMVCEIPFETLDDLSGKMPNLRQQMMRLMSGEIRGDQDMILLLSKKNAEERLAAFIYNLSRRFAERGFSPREFRLTMTRGDIGNYLGLTVETISRLLGRFQKSEILAVKGKYITIENLGALSELAGSSPNRA, translated from the coding sequence ATGATCCCGGAAAAGCGAATTATCCGCCGCATCCAGTCTGGCGGTTGTGCGATCCACTGTCAGGATTGCAGTATCAGTCAGCTATGCATTCCCTTTACCTTAAATGAGCACGAGCTCGACCAGCTCGATAACATCATTGAAAGGAAAAAGCCTATTCAGAAAGGACAAGCTCTCTTCAAAGCTGGCGATGAGTTAAAATCTTTATACGCTATCCGCTCGGGCACGATTAAGAGCTATACCATCACCGAGCAAGGCGATGAGCAGATTACCGGTTTTCATCTGGCGGGCGACCTGGTTGGTTTTGATGCCATCGGTAATGCGCAGCACCCTAGCTTCGCGCAAGCGTTAGAGACATCCATGGTGTGTGAAATTCCATTTGAAACGCTGGATGATCTCTCAGGAAAAATGCCCAATCTGCGTCAGCAAATGATGCGTTTGATGAGCGGGGAAATCCGCGGCGATCAGGATATGATCCTGCTGCTGTCGAAGAAGAATGCCGAAGAACGTCTGGCCGCCTTCATTTATAACCTGTCTCGTCGCTTTGCCGAACGCGGTTTTTCTCCGCGGGAGTTCCGTCTTACCATGACTCGTGGCGATATTGGCAACTACCTTGGCTTAACGGTGGAAACCATTAGCCGTTTGCTCGGCCGTTTTCAGAAAAGTGAGATTCTGGCTGTAAAAGGCAAGTACATCACCATTGAGAATCTTGGCGCGCTCTCCGAACTCGCCGGCTCCTCGCCTAATCGAGCCTAA
- the ogt gene encoding methylated-DNA--[protein]-cysteine S-methyltransferase, with product MQVFWLDTLPTPIGELMIVADENNCLRAVEWREYEEKLYRVLNSSYKNDPFRLQPCHNPGGLTDDLQHYFAGDLNIIETIPVAAVGTEFQQQVWRELRQIPCGEITSYGELASRLGRPSAARAVGMANGSNPISIVVPCHRVIGANGALTGYAGGVHRKQWLLTHEGYFPQQNILAL from the coding sequence ATGCAGGTTTTTTGGCTGGATACGCTGCCAACCCCTATCGGGGAATTAATGATTGTTGCGGATGAGAATAATTGCTTACGGGCGGTGGAATGGCGTGAATATGAAGAAAAGTTATATCGTGTGCTCAATAGCAGTTACAAGAATGATCCCTTCAGGTTACAGCCCTGCCATAATCCCGGTGGATTAACAGACGATCTGCAACATTACTTCGCTGGCGATTTAAACATTATTGAAACGATACCGGTCGCTGCGGTCGGAACCGAATTTCAGCAACAGGTATGGCGCGAATTACGCCAAATTCCCTGTGGAGAAATAACGAGTTATGGGGAATTGGCCTCTCGTCTGGGGCGGCCTTCCGCCGCTCGTGCGGTGGGGATGGCTAATGGCTCAAACCCCATCAGCATTGTTGTTCCCTGTCATCGGGTTATCGGCGCGAATGGCGCATTAACCGGTTATGCCGGCGGCGTTCATCGTAAGCAATGGTTATTAACCCATGAGGGATATTTCCCGCAGCAGAATATATTAGCGTTATGA
- a CDS encoding putative virulence factor: MKPLTPKQLSSRLNSQLQAVAQGVDRAIDWIESTRQNAPRLDIEADRLIVKLRRNRNKAKHLSDVALKDIAIGFFGLAQAGKSYLISSLAACENGKLETFFEGQQIDFLTHINPTNQPAALVTRFSRQSGVKNQSFPVQLLLLSEVDIGKIIANAFLHDLNQENAFEELDEPLIDEHLRTLLMHRQPEPIDGMRSDDVVALWDYWARHDAKRQKQLETHFWPVAVELAPYLGVDDRAQLFSVLWGNNQALTAAYRHFSHTLQHLSGARKVLAPLRVLVDESLHPVNGIIHGTALERLNSAYDPGVLVRPILNSRASKAVELSQAELAMLTAELLIPLHSPPREALFEQVDILDFPGFGDPSDTDDGGQTQGQIKNDAHPLAHALLRAKRAYLLERYTDNQEMNLLMVCTAAGQRSDVKAVGKALDHWVKQMQGENAQIRSRRKPGLIWAVTKFDRRVTHGQNHDAAVQRYVGNPGDAWGTMLAMDKRGVSRMAAWLGTEVHREVKLGRINEQLNEIQRELGDNLLGNWYQPTGSDDPAKKQQIAETLLKSLQTRTGVHGELLERLLPSRDELRRLYLQQQGQPGYSNHHPETDELSVPLTGNDPFGVGIEIDLFADEPIDVDQPASPVQEMDHGYEAEYAHNVYRYWINHLRSLPENGPLVELLGVTKATIEMLVEELITASIRMKIEETLIGMLVDTEQLGVHRETKADRQVSRVLTVLGDFVAWLGFQQMDETLRPASRINRGHKIFAKPEKQAVNWGASQRLTKISLTPTNNTAFYIYDWLVGLNEMIIQNTGYSAGREVSAEQHEQLGVILNLIKPVAK; encoded by the coding sequence ATGAAACCATTAACGCCCAAACAACTGTCAAGCCGACTCAATAGCCAGCTACAGGCCGTAGCGCAAGGCGTTGATCGGGCGATCGACTGGATTGAAAGCACCCGGCAAAATGCGCCGCGACTGGATATTGAAGCGGACAGGCTGATTGTCAAACTTCGTCGCAATCGCAACAAAGCAAAACATCTGTCAGATGTGGCGTTGAAAGATATCGCCATTGGCTTCTTTGGTCTGGCGCAGGCGGGAAAATCTTACTTGATCTCGTCACTGGCCGCCTGTGAGAACGGTAAGCTGGAAACCTTCTTCGAAGGACAACAAATCGATTTTCTTACCCACATCAATCCAACCAACCAGCCTGCCGCGCTGGTCACCCGTTTCAGCCGCCAGTCGGGGGTAAAAAACCAATCCTTCCCTGTTCAGCTGCTTTTGCTCAGTGAAGTCGATATCGGCAAGATTATCGCCAATGCCTTTCTGCACGATCTCAACCAGGAAAACGCGTTCGAAGAGTTGGACGAGCCACTTATCGACGAACATTTGAGAACATTGCTGATGCATCGTCAGCCAGAACCGATTGACGGCATGCGTTCGGATGATGTCGTTGCCTTATGGGATTACTGGGCGCGCCATGATGCAAAACGGCAAAAGCAGTTGGAAACGCATTTCTGGCCTGTCGCGGTAGAGTTGGCGCCCTACCTTGGCGTTGACGATCGCGCTCAATTGTTCTCAGTGCTTTGGGGGAATAACCAGGCGCTGACGGCGGCTTACCGCCATTTCTCGCATACTTTGCAACACCTCTCCGGCGCGCGCAAGGTGTTGGCCCCGCTGCGGGTATTGGTTGATGAGTCGCTGCATCCCGTTAATGGGATAATTCACGGCACCGCGTTGGAGCGTTTGAACTCGGCTTACGATCCCGGCGTGTTGGTGCGCCCGATATTGAATAGCCGGGCGAGTAAAGCGGTCGAGCTTTCCCAGGCTGAATTGGCGATGCTGACCGCGGAACTGCTGATCCCTTTGCATTCCCCTCCGCGTGAAGCCTTATTTGAGCAGGTCGATATCCTGGATTTCCCCGGTTTCGGCGATCCGTCCGATACGGATGACGGCGGGCAAACGCAAGGACAGATAAAAAACGATGCGCATCCCCTGGCGCACGCCCTATTGAGGGCCAAGCGCGCTTATCTGCTTGAACGCTATACCGATAATCAGGAAATGAATCTGCTGATGGTATGCACCGCCGCAGGTCAGCGTTCTGATGTAAAAGCCGTAGGTAAAGCGCTGGACCACTGGGTTAAACAAATGCAGGGGGAAAATGCCCAGATCCGTAGCCGCCGTAAACCGGGGCTTATCTGGGCGGTAACCAAGTTTGATCGGCGCGTGACCCACGGACAAAACCATGACGCAGCCGTACAACGTTATGTCGGTAACCCCGGCGATGCGTGGGGCACCATGCTGGCTATGGATAAACGGGGCGTAAGCCGTATGGCGGCCTGGCTGGGGACGGAAGTACACCGTGAGGTGAAACTCGGCCGCATCAATGAACAGCTCAACGAAATACAGCGGGAACTGGGCGATAACCTGCTGGGGAATTGGTATCAGCCGACCGGGAGCGACGATCCGGCTAAAAAACAGCAAATTGCTGAAACGCTGCTCAAATCATTGCAAACCCGTACCGGCGTGCATGGCGAGTTGCTGGAACGCCTGCTGCCTTCGCGGGATGAACTGCGGCGCCTCTATCTGCAACAGCAGGGTCAACCGGGATATAGCAACCACCATCCGGAGACGGATGAACTCAGCGTGCCGCTAACGGGGAACGACCCTTTTGGCGTGGGGATCGAAATCGATCTGTTTGCCGATGAACCTATTGATGTTGATCAACCTGCATCTCCCGTCCAGGAGATGGATCATGGCTATGAAGCGGAATACGCGCACAATGTTTATCGCTATTGGATAAACCATTTACGCAGCCTGCCGGAAAATGGTCCGCTGGTGGAGCTGTTGGGCGTAACCAAAGCAACCATCGAGATGCTGGTGGAAGAACTGATAACCGCAAGCATCCGTATGAAGATCGAAGAGACGCTGATCGGCATGCTGGTGGATACGGAACAGTTAGGCGTACATCGTGAAACTAAGGCGGATCGCCAGGTTTCTCGTGTGCTCACCGTATTGGGTGATTTCGTCGCCTGGTTGGGTTTCCAGCAGATGGATGAGACGCTGCGCCCTGCCAGCCGCATCAATCGCGGTCATAAAATTTTCGCCAAGCCGGAAAAACAGGCGGTGAATTGGGGCGCGTCGCAGCGTCTAACCAAGATTTCGTTAACGCCGACCAACAACACCGCCTTTTATATCTACGACTGGCTGGTCGGCCTTAATGAGATGATTATACAAAACACCGGCTATTCCGCCGGACGGGAAGTCAGTGCGGAACAGCATGAACAGTTGGGCGTTATCCTGAATTTGATTAAGCCTGTCGCGAAGTAA
- a CDS encoding virulence factor SrfB gives MLATITDYKQKITLIQDSGIQFLDFALKPELSTDFPNKYVRKSANGPLLRLIYNEQTDKYLLPSPAGAPPEVVRPELSIPLEQSLKLLEKIWLPLPFFRFNPPRTFLGGPDNWARMRILALDTPDQDGNTHRICLAFDTKVYPEGHEYESLAPNANDIKTGGSFALAYHSDELGEFLDLTWVDGWLREVFTQQAARRENRKAGEIKVALRGFEYQAHYMNLLDMLGNQLSVPEIRINAGTLQEPAVNVDLILDVGNSHTCGILVEDHPDESNGLKQTYELQLRDLSEPHYLYNELFESRVEFAQAKFGKQNFSVESGRDDAFIWPSIVRVGREASRMALLRQGAEGSTGISSPRRYLWDEESYAPGWRFSQSSEIGMANEPLATAMPLTILLNDEGQPLYDLPLEERLPVFSPHYSRSSLMTFMLSELLLQALMQMNSAAQRLKMIHSTAPRQLRNIILTLPSAMPKPEREIFRRRMHEAIGLVWKSMGWHPCDDDFTTPEDKQKSRVPVPKVQIEWDEATCGQMVYLYNEAQVNFGGRAEDFFASMARPDKELSENEPAGKTLRIASIDIGGGTTDLAITQYLLDDGIGNNVKIIPRLLFREGFKVAGDDILLDVIQLYVLPALQAELKTAGLVNHDELMAKLFGNEGRIDGQLTLRQQVTLQIFIPIGRAILEVYERFDPLDVSAEIESSFGELLAQHPTPKVLEYINTEVQRELPADGNPFDILQVPLILRLSKLHGEFLSNRMNITQNLRLMSEVVSLYSCDVLLLTGRPSRFPGIQALFRHLQPLPINRMLSLDGYHTNDWYPFNKRGRIDNPKSTAAVGAMLCLLALDLRLPGFYFKVGDFQPYSTVRYLGMMDGNNALTTDNVYYSDIDLDDPDFELDPNDSFQIRGSLCLGFRQLDNERWPASPLYTLSIVDQELARKVVGDSNLRVRLTVTKGDDQNGPERFEIADAVLDDGSRVPPQHLRLKLNTLAANGSGATHYWIDSGSVFRK, from the coding sequence ATGCTGGCGACGATCACCGATTACAAACAGAAGATTACGCTTATTCAGGACAGCGGCATTCAATTTCTGGATTTTGCGTTGAAACCAGAATTATCTACAGACTTTCCTAATAAGTATGTAAGAAAGAGCGCCAACGGACCGCTGCTGCGCCTGATCTACAACGAACAGACTGATAAGTATTTGCTTCCGTCACCGGCGGGCGCCCCGCCCGAAGTGGTCAGGCCCGAGCTAAGCATCCCGCTGGAGCAATCACTGAAACTACTGGAAAAAATCTGGCTGCCGCTGCCCTTTTTCCGTTTTAATCCGCCGCGCACGTTTTTGGGCGGACCGGATAACTGGGCGCGGATGCGCATTTTAGCGCTGGATACCCCGGATCAGGACGGCAATACCCATCGAATCTGCCTGGCCTTTGATACCAAGGTTTACCCGGAAGGACATGAGTACGAATCATTGGCGCCCAATGCCAACGACATCAAAACCGGCGGCAGTTTTGCGCTGGCCTATCACAGCGATGAACTGGGCGAATTTCTTGATCTGACCTGGGTTGATGGTTGGCTGCGTGAAGTCTTTACCCAGCAGGCGGCCAGACGGGAAAACCGTAAGGCCGGAGAAATCAAAGTCGCGCTCAGAGGGTTTGAATACCAGGCCCATTATATGAATTTACTGGATATGCTGGGCAATCAACTGTCCGTACCGGAAATACGGATTAATGCTGGTACGCTTCAGGAGCCTGCCGTCAACGTCGATTTGATTCTGGATGTCGGTAACTCCCACACCTGCGGCATTCTGGTTGAGGACCATCCGGATGAGAGCAACGGTTTAAAGCAGACATATGAACTGCAACTGCGCGATCTAAGCGAACCGCACTACCTGTATAACGAATTGTTTGAAAGCCGGGTCGAATTTGCGCAGGCTAAATTCGGCAAGCAAAACTTCTCTGTTGAAAGCGGTCGCGACGATGCCTTTATCTGGCCTTCGATTGTCCGGGTTGGCCGTGAAGCCAGTCGAATGGCGTTACTGCGTCAGGGGGCTGAGGGTTCAACCGGTATCTCCAGCCCGCGCCGCTATCTATGGGACGAAGAGAGCTATGCTCCAGGCTGGCGTTTTAGCCAGTCATCCGAAATCGGCATGGCGAACGAGCCGCTTGCAACAGCAATGCCGCTGACAATTTTGCTGAATGATGAGGGGCAACCGCTATACGATCTTCCGCTGGAAGAGCGCTTACCGGTTTTTTCCCCGCACTATAGCCGCAGTTCGCTCATGACATTTATGCTGTCCGAACTGTTGTTACAGGCGCTAATGCAAATGAACAGCGCCGCCCAGCGCCTGAAGATGATCCACTCCACGGCGCCGCGCCAGCTTCGCAACATTATTCTTACCCTGCCCTCGGCGATGCCGAAACCAGAGCGCGAGATATTTCGCCGCCGGATGCATGAAGCAATTGGTTTGGTCTGGAAGTCAATGGGCTGGCATCCATGCGATGACGATTTCACCACGCCGGAAGACAAACAGAAAAGCCGTGTTCCGGTGCCGAAAGTGCAGATCGAGTGGGATGAAGCGACCTGCGGGCAAATGGTGTATTTGTACAATGAGGCGCAGGTCAATTTTGGCGGGCGCGCCGAAGACTTTTTTGCCAGCATGGCCCGCCCGGATAAAGAGCTGTCGGAGAATGAGCCGGCCGGAAAAACTTTACGCATTGCGTCCATTGATATCGGCGGCGGTACAACCGACCTGGCGATCACGCAATATCTGCTGGATGATGGCATCGGCAATAATGTCAAAATCATTCCACGTCTGCTGTTCCGTGAAGGGTTCAAGGTGGCGGGCGACGATATTCTGCTGGATGTTATCCAACTGTATGTTTTACCGGCGTTACAAGCCGAGTTGAAAACGGCTGGTCTGGTCAATCATGATGAACTGATGGCGAAACTGTTTGGCAATGAAGGCCGAATCGACGGGCAGCTAACTTTACGCCAGCAGGTCACGTTGCAGATTTTCATCCCGATTGGCCGGGCGATTCTGGAAGTCTATGAACGTTTCGATCCGCTGGACGTCAGCGCAGAAATCGAGTCGAGCTTTGGAGAACTGCTGGCGCAACATCCGACGCCAAAGGTGCTGGAGTACATCAATACCGAGGTTCAGCGCGAACTGCCGGCTGACGGCAATCCGTTCGACATTTTACAGGTGCCGCTCATCCTCAGGTTGAGCAAACTGCACGGGGAGTTTTTATCCAACCGGATGAACATCACCCAGAACCTGCGTTTAATGTCCGAGGTTGTCTCTCTTTACTCCTGTGACGTGTTGTTGCTAACCGGTCGCCCTTCCCGCTTCCCCGGTATTCAGGCGTTATTCCGGCATCTGCAACCGTTGCCGATTAACCGTATGCTGTCGCTGGATGGTTATCACACCAATGACTGGTATCCGTTCAATAAGCGCGGACGTATTGATAATCCGAAGTCTACCGCAGCGGTTGGCGCCATGCTCTGCCTGCTGGCTCTCGACCTGCGGCTGCCGGGCTTCTATTTTAAGGTTGGCGATTTTCAGCCCTATTCCACCGTGCGCTATCTCGGCATGATGGACGGCAATAACGCGCTAACCACCGATAACGTTTATTACAGCGATATCGATCTGGACGATCCCGATTTTGAACTTGATCCTAACGACAGCTTCCAGATTCGCGGCTCTCTTTGTCTGGGATTTCGCCAGCTCGATAACGAACGCTGGCCGGCATCGCCTCTTTATACCCTGTCGATTGTCGATCAGGAATTGGCAAGAAAGGTGGTTGGCGATAGTAATCTGCGCGTCAGGCTGACCGTGACCAAGGGCGATGACCAGAACGGCCCGGAACGCTTTGAAATAGCCGATGCCGTTCTTGATGACGGCAGCCGCGTCCCACCTCAACATTTGCGGCTCAAATTGAACACATTAGCCGCTAACGGCTCAGGAGCGACCCATTATTGGATCGATAGTGGGAGCGTATTTAGAAAATGA
- a CDS encoding SrfA family protein, which produces MTKLFLRSGSLDDFLALGENGQPVYASALQLRETLRLRKQQRIADCLAIPQSNENGDRIDWYSPVAGKVTSWIAASEDERAAALKLLETYQSAVAEISQRAQHAEKPGQKLFGVLLAKAIQFPGPNHVYLVDGKPVLTFWGFVNLDKKSRTDALDCLRLIEKAAEPVLSPVSAYVEPPAEPVAPEPKPPVKPEPIPKPDVVAAAPRGNQWRRLWWIFPAAALLAVLALQIRGWLSQRDDAPEPPALAATIKPEKRVLQASTQATEPKPPTVNDTETAAPPATEPPKPVVEPPEEVNPDVVKEEPAAETPSPANSEPKAVAAETPAPVDVEKPAEAPVTVSKDELVMPADAVRMGLVNFLNGNWRVSIDAKTPVTGRPPSLLYQIKNGKGTARITHGDGVTCRADIEAGLMSSGNLVINSRYRARCSDNTRYQMPEIVCKQGAADVAVCTGRYNADAVFPMTIKRESK; this is translated from the coding sequence TGGCTTTGGGTGAAAATGGACAGCCAGTCTATGCATCAGCACTCCAGTTACGGGAAACATTACGTCTCAGAAAACAGCAACGGATTGCAGATTGTCTGGCTATCCCTCAGTCCAACGAAAATGGCGATCGTATTGACTGGTATTCGCCAGTTGCAGGAAAAGTAACGTCCTGGATCGCGGCCAGTGAAGATGAACGTGCCGCCGCGTTGAAACTCTTGGAAACGTATCAATCTGCGGTCGCTGAAATCAGCCAGCGGGCGCAACACGCGGAAAAACCCGGACAAAAACTTTTTGGCGTGCTGTTGGCAAAAGCGATACAGTTCCCCGGCCCGAATCACGTTTATCTGGTTGACGGTAAACCCGTACTGACCTTCTGGGGATTTGTTAACCTTGATAAAAAATCTCGGACCGATGCGCTCGATTGCTTGCGTCTGATCGAGAAAGCGGCTGAGCCGGTTCTTTCCCCTGTCTCCGCTTATGTTGAGCCACCGGCTGAACCGGTAGCGCCCGAGCCTAAACCGCCAGTAAAACCCGAACCGATTCCAAAACCCGATGTTGTTGCGGCAGCGCCGCGCGGCAATCAATGGCGACGTCTGTGGTGGATATTTCCAGCCGCTGCTCTGTTGGCGGTTCTGGCGCTACAGATTCGCGGATGGCTTTCACAGCGGGACGATGCGCCGGAGCCGCCTGCGTTAGCCGCGACGATAAAACCGGAAAAACGCGTGTTACAGGCCTCCACACAAGCAACGGAACCCAAGCCGCCAACGGTGAACGATACCGAGACCGCAGCACCGCCAGCGACAGAGCCGCCCAAGCCGGTTGTTGAACCGCCGGAAGAGGTTAATCCTGACGTTGTGAAAGAGGAGCCTGCGGCCGAAACGCCTTCCCCGGCGAATAGTGAACCTAAAGCGGTCGCCGCTGAAACGCCTGCCCCTGTTGATGTTGAAAAGCCCGCCGAAGCGCCGGTCACGGTCAGTAAAGACGAATTGGTCATGCCTGCGGATGCGGTGAGGATGGGGCTGGTCAACTTCTTGAACGGAAACTGGCGCGTATCGATAGACGCTAAAACTCCGGTTACCGGCCGGCCCCCTAGCCTGCTATATCAAATTAAAAATGGCAAAGGGACGGCAAGAATTACTCATGGCGATGGCGTGACTTGCCGGGCGGATATTGAGGCTGGATTAATGAGTTCCGGCAATCTGGTCATCAATAGCCGATACAGAGCGCGATGCAGCGATAATACCAGATACCAAATGCCGGAGATCGTATGTAAACAGGGCGCGGCGGACGTCGCTGTATGTACCGGTCGCTATAATGCTGATGCGGTCTTCCCCATGACGATAAAGCGCGAGAGTAAATGA